The proteins below are encoded in one region of Drosophila santomea strain STO CAGO 1482 chromosome 3R, Prin_Dsan_1.1, whole genome shotgun sequence:
- the LOC120453130 gene encoding sphingomyelin phosphodiesterase, with amino-acid sequence MKAIGILLAIALATGFLVVSAVNLPGVPVDFDLDDHILSAIADDISERLAKEYIAYLKTGVETPEFLKLTNQLAKSHSQKDIFTRNMPDLEPRDSFFVCVACRSVIRVLIRTIREEEGELHGEDSSVLMRDFAMDVCRRLNLQTEEVCEGLIDSNQPTVEYILRNSESDSQSFCSLFMEFSFCNTGSNQDYNWTLPVDNTKESLTASKSDTPTFSDSDIRICQFSDIHHDPYYTPGSLATCDEPMCCQRHKETAEGTEGAAGYWGDYRDCDLPWHAFESALDNAVANSKCDFVYQTGDIVDHMVWATSVEKNTMVLTKVSERLNAAFGDVPVYPCIGNHEPHPLNLFSPEGVPDEISTKWLYEHLYNDWSKWLPAETKETILKGGYYTVVPRKGFRVIALNSNDCYTDNFWLYHSGTDKIPQLQWFHDTLLEAEKNGEYVHVLTHIPSGDGTCWSVWAREFNRCITRFSSTISGIFTGHSHKDELFVYYSEDEGHATAVAWNGGAVTTYSNKNPNYREYAVNSETYTVTNHWTWIYNLTAANLKPDEQPEWFLEYEFIKEFTEDMSPAGIDKLLDEFAENPALMRKYWRFRVTSADPQVNGGCDRTCLAGSLCRAAVTINSQRGRCEELREKLFVALDNEESTSSGGGEATTPSPSTPGDNNGDNGGGASALGLLSISSLLAIVLSIRLAL; translated from the exons ATGAAGGCCATCGGTATCCTGCTGGCGATCGCCTTGGCCACCGGCTTCCTGGTGGTTTCCGCCGTTAATCTGCCCGGAGTGCCCGTGGATTTTGACCTGGACGACCACATCCTGTCCGCCATTGCGGACGATATATCCGAGCGTCTGGCCAAGGAGTACATTGCCTATCTGAAGACCGGCGTGGAGACGCCCGAGTTCTTGAAGCTCACCAATCAGCTGGCCAAGTCGCACAGCCAGAAGGATATATTCACCAGGAACATGCCCGATCTGGAGCCCAGGGACAGCTTCTTTGTGTGCGTGGCCTGTCGCTCGGTGATCCGCGTCTTAATCCGCACCATTCGCGAAGAGGAGGGCGAGCTCCATGGGGAGGATAGCTCCGTGCTGATGAGGGACTTCGCCATGGACGTGTGCCGCCGCTTGAATCTGCAAACGGAGGAGGTCTGCGAGGGATTGATCGATTCCAACCAGCCCACCGTGGAGTACATATTGCGCAATTCCGAGAGTGACTCCCAGAGCTTCTGCTCGCTGTTCATGGAGTTCAGCTTCTGCAACACCGGTAGCAATCAAGATTACAACTGGACTTTGCCTGTGGACAATACTAAGGAGAGTTTGACTGCATCCAAGTCGGATACGCCCACCTTCAGTGATTCGGACATCAGGATCTGCCAGTTCTCCGATATTCACCACGATCCCTACTACACTCCCGGCAGCCTGGCCACTTGTGACGAACCCATGTGCTGCCAGAGGCACAAGGAGACGGCCGAGGGTACGGAGGGCGCAGCTGGTTACTGGGGCGACTACCGGGACTGCGATCTGCCCTGGCACGCCTTTGAGTCCGCCTTGGACAACGCGGTGGCCAACTCCAAGTGCGACTTCGTCTACCAGACCGGCGACATTGTGGACCACATGGTGTGGGCCACCTCCGTGGAGAAGAACACCATGGTGCTGACCAAGGTCAGCGAGCGACTCAACGCGGCCTTCGGAGATGTTCCCGTCTATCCTTGCATCGGCAACCACGAGCCCCATCCACTCAACCT CTTCAGTCCCGAGGGCGTTCCAGATGAGATCAGCACCAAGTGGCTCTACGAGCACCTGTACAACGATTGGTCCAAGTGGCTGCCGGCTGAGACCAAGGAGACGATCCTTAAGGGAGGCTACTACACGGTGGTGCCCAGGAAGGGCTTCCGTGTCATCGCTCTGAACAGCAACGATTGCTATACGGACAACTTCTGGTTGTATCACAGTGGCACGGACAAGATTCCCCAGCTCCAGTGGTTCCACGACACCCTCTTGGAGGCCGAGAAGAACGGCGAGTACGTTCACGTGCTCACCCACATCCCGTCGGGCGATGGCACCTGCTGGTCCGTCTGGGCGCGCGAGTTCAATCGCTGCATCACCCGCTTCAGCTCCACGATCAGTGGCATCTTCACTGGACACTCGCACAAGGACGAGCTATTTGTGTACTACTCGGAGGACGAGGGACACGCCACCGCAGTGGCCTGGAACGGCGGTGCTGTGACCACCTACTCCAACAAGAATCCCAACTACCGGGAGTACGCCGTGAATTCGGAGACCTACACTGTGACCAACCACTGGACCTGGATCTACAACCTGACTGCTGCCAACCTGAAGCCGGATGAGCAGCCCGAGTGGTTCCTGGAGTACGAGTTCATCAAGGAGTTCACGGAGGACATGAGTCCGGCCGGCATCGACAAGCTGCTCGATGAGTTCGCCGAGAATCCCGCCTTGATGAGAAAG TACTGGCGCTTCCGAGTGACTTCAGCAGATCCCCAGGTGAATGGAGGCTGTGATCGCACCTGCTTGGCAGGATCACTTTGTCGTGCGGCTGTCACCATCAATTCCCAGCGCGGACGCTGCGAGGAGCTCCGTGAGAAGTTGTTCGTCGCG CTGGACAATGAGGAAAGCACATCGTCGGGCGGCGGTGAAGCCACCACTCCAAGTCCCAGCACCCCAGGCGATAACAACGGCGACAACGGCGGAGGAGCCTCCGCTTTGGGACTGCTCAGCATCAGCTCCTTGCTGGCCATAGTCCTGTCCATCCGATTAGCTCTGTAG
- the LOC120453312 gene encoding sphingomyelin phosphodiesterase, with the protein MKLIRSTTLLGVGILLVGCGAFSLPSAFDVLTEEQRTTSLVSASIAEEISREYLKYHRTGIETERLQQLGKDIRSSHSKKAIFTESMADLTSADQFFACTLCRSTINVFARTFTEGELSGPGREDEAKSLLLGMCDYFAVSTQEVCSGLFDLNWPILDFILNETVAKSNTFCSMLPISICQVQQDEYNLTLTIQGDLPKESNSNLPAKSAEDILILHLTDIHYDPEYAEGSNAVCDEPMCCRNPLTTGSDSTAAAGFWSDYRDCDCPKRLILSAFEHIKDNHKIEWIYHTGDVPPHNVWSTTKQGNLDMLSEIDQLLAQYFPDTPIYPCLGNHEPHPANVFGNDEIPSALKVDWLYEHVWSLWSKWLPAEAETTVLRGGYYTAAPRQGHRIVALNSMDCYLYNWWLFYNATLIQEQLQWFHDTLLSAEEAGESVHILSHIPAGDGDCWSNWAQEYNRVLSRFNGIITGVFSGHTHKDEMNLHYSEDGYATVVNWNGGSLTTYSNKNPNYRLYELSPENWQVLDHHTYTFNLTEANLTPEQQPKWQLEYQFTKEYTEDTSPAGIDRLLVQMAEKPALLRKFWRNKFTNSDPKLAEGCDNACLSKTICRIATSNYQERTRCKELQAILAESLENEPDTDDNDGGGAAGLTALSLASLLALLAAAKVLG; encoded by the exons ATGAAGTTGATCCGGAGCACAACTCTTTTGGGCGTCGGCATTTTACTCGTCGGATGCGGGGCGTTCAGCCTGCCCTCCGCCTTCGATGTCCTCACCGAGGAGCAGCGCACCACATCCCTGGTGTCAG CCAGCATAGCGGAAGAGATAAGCCGCGAGTACCTGAAGTACCACCGGACTGGCATCGAGACGGAGAGGCTTCAGCAGCTGGGCAAGGATATCCGGAGTAGTCACAGCAAGAAGGCCATATTCACGGAATCCATGGCCGATCTCACCTCTGCGGATCAGTTCTTCGCCTGCACCCTGTGCCGATCCACCATCAATGTGTTTGCTCGCACTTTCACCGAGGGCGAGCTGAGTGGTCCGGGGCGGGAGGATGAGGCGAAGAGCCTGCTGCTGGGAATGTGTGACTACTTTGCGGTCAGCACCCAGGAGGTGTGCTCTGGATTGTTCGATCTCAACTGGCCCATTTTGGACTTCATTCTGAATGAAACGGTGGCCAAGTCGAACACCTTCTGCAGCATGCTGCCCATTTCCATATGCCAGGTGCAACAGGACGAGTACAATCTCACTCTGACCATCCAGGGAGATCTGCCCAAGGAATCCAATTCCAACCTGCCCGCCAAGAGCGCCGAGGATATTCTCATCCTGCACCTGACCGACATCCACTACGATCCCGAGTACGCCGAGGGCAGCAACGCCGTTTGCGATGAGCCCATGTGCTGCCGAAATCCCTTGACCACTGGATCTGATTCCACGGCAGCTGCTGGCTTCTGGTCGGATTACCGCGACTGTGACTGTCCCAAGCGGCTCATCCTGAGTGCCTTCGAGCACATCAAGGACAACCACAAGATCGAGTGGATATATCACACTGGCGACGTGCCGCCCCACAACGTGTGGTCCACCACCAAACAGGGCAACCTGGACATGTTGTCCGAAATCGACCAACTGCTGGCCCAGTACTTCCCGGACACGCCCATCTACCCCTGTCTTGGAAACCACGAGCCCCATCCAGCGAATGT TTTCGGCAACGACGAGATACCCAGCGCCCTGAAAGTGGACTGGCTCTATGAGCACGTGTGGAGCTTGTGGTCCAAGTGGCTGCCCGCCGAGGCGGAGACGACTGTTCTACGTGGAGGATACTACACCGCAGCCCCGCGCCAAGGACACAGGATTGTGGCGCTGAACAGCATGGACTGCTACCTGTACAACTGGTGGTTGTTCTACAACGCCACCTTGAttcaggagcagctgcagtggTTCCACGACACTCTGCTGTCCGCTGAGGAGGCTGGAGAATCGGTCCACATCCTGAGCCATATTCCCGCTGGTGATGGAGACTGCTGGAGCAACTGGGCTCAGGAATATAACAGGGTTCTGAGTCGATTCAATGGCATCATCACGGGCGTCTTCAGTGGTCACACCCACAAGGACGAGATGAATCTGCATTACTCCGAGGACGGCTATGCCACGGTGGTCAACTGGAATGGCGGCAGTCTGACCACCTACTCCAACAAGAATCCCAACTACCGGCTGTACGAACTCAGCCCAGAGAACTGGCAGGTCCTGGACCACCACACCTACACATTCAACCTGACGGAGGCCAATCTGACGCCCGAGCAGCAGCCCAAGTGGCAGCTGGAGTACCAGTTCACCAAGGAGTACACCGAGGATACGAGTCCCGCGGGTATCGATCGCCTGCTGGTGCAAATGGCCGAGAAGCCCGCATTGCTGAGGAAGTTCTGGCGGAACAAGTTCACCAACTCCGATCCCAAGTTGGCCGAGGGCTGTGATAACGCCTGTCTGAGCAAGACGATCTGCAGGATAGCCACCAGTAACTACCAGGAGCGCACTCGCTGCAAGGAACTGCAGGCCATCCTGGCTGAGAGC TTGGAAAATGAACCGGATACGGATGATAACGACGGAGGCGGAGCAGCTGGACTAACTGCCCTCAGCTTGGCCTCCTTGCTGGCGCTTCTGGCTGCAGCCAAAGTACTTGGTTAA
- the LOC120453313 gene encoding corticotropin-releasing factor-binding protein, producing the protein MKLVVYLYFSMIVLGVQAWPSVKRSFELFPNPAVPHNVHTVSDCMHVASEAGDYIFKKLNPLNSALNREAVLLELEAAGAAGMGVVPGEGAAAAAGGAGGGGAGAGAGTAADVQELQPEVCGLYVMGEPDTIVEITMKHYDANCETGALMAFVDGWELNGEYFPGIKDHHRPLEERVYEFCNNYRQWPRVSNKKFFRSSQNAALLQYRIPVRGSFVANVRFHKITQPCNVLVQDTAAMYKMSNFGQARNCTISALFPAVVSLASLRIGGKSVRAQPKVNYDCQLPSDRLEIGGSAGLDAIGMELASAVCGASSDLGPEQAIFCGVSTVRLVSSGRYQNQAAIVLRKADVPDMEIATLICAL; encoded by the exons GCCTGGCCCAGTGTGAAGCGGTCCTTTGAGCTTTTCCCCAACCCTGCGGTGCCGCACAATGTGCACACGGTCTCAG ATTGCATGCATGTGGCCTCCGAGGCAGGTGACTACATCTTCAAGAAGCTCAACCCCCTGAACTCGGCGCTCAACCGGGAGGCCGTTCTGCTCGAACTGgaggcagcaggagcagctggcaTGGGAGTAGTTCCGGGGgagggagcagcagcagcagcaggaggagcaggaggaggaggagcaggagcaggagctggaacGGCTGCAGATGTCCAGGAACTGCAGCCCGAGGTCTGCGGGCTGTATGTGATGGGGGAGCCAGACACGATTGTGGAGATTACAATGAAGCACTACGATGCGAACTGCGAGACAGGAGCCCTAATGGCG TTTGTCGACGGCTGGGAGCTGAATGGCGAGTACTTTCCGGGCATTAAGGATCACCATCGGCCACTGGAGGAGCGGGTTTACGAGTTCTGCAACAACTACAGACAATG GCCACGAGTTAGCAACAAGAAGTTCTTCCGTTCGAGCCAGAATGCCGCTTTGCTCCAGTACCGAATTCCAGTGCGCGGCTCCTTTGTGGCCAATGTGCGGTTCCACAAGATCACGCAAC CCTGCAACGTTTTGGTCCAGGACACGGCCGCCATGTACAAGATGAGCAACTTTGGCCAGGCTCGCAACTGCACCATCTCGGCGCTCTTTCCGGCCGTGGTTTCTCTAGCCAGCTTGCGGATTGGCGGCAAGAGTGTGCGCGCCCAGCCGAAGGTCAACTACGAT TGTCAATTGCCCAGCGATCGCTTGGAGATCGGAGGATCCGCCGGTCTGGACGCCATTGGAATGGAGCTGGCCAGTGCCGTGTGCGGCGCCTCCAGTGACCTGGGTCCCGAGCAGGCCATCTTCTGTGGCGTGAGCACCGTGCGGCTGGTGTCCTCCGGTCGCTACCAGAACCAGGCGGCCATTGTCCTGCGCAAGGCCGATGTGCCGGACATGGAGATCGCCACGCTCATCTGTGCGCTCTAA